A genome region from Festucalex cinctus isolate MCC-2025b chromosome 17, RoL_Fcin_1.0, whole genome shotgun sequence includes the following:
- the LOC144005359 gene encoding uncharacterized protein LOC144005359, producing MYARTNVKYKEELCGAQEENERKRQLLDAACKQPRVVLNRADVSEKYLCPERQEPEFPGVKEEEDLETLQIKEEEQPHPSNITKEEQLPPYINEEEHFTALPVTGIRLKMEAECQYKENKGEEPPSSNSRQQIKTEDDEDHRGGSQAENRLAPMSDGEDTSHSPHTDDDEQSDGDVTCHTDSKAWKFSQCGKTFGDKYRLRKQVIVQRKPFACSVCGERFSLKGNLKIHMRIHTGEKPCASSVCGQNFAQKGDLKQHTKIHTGEKPFACSVCGNRFAHKERLKIHTRTHTGEKPFACSVCGNRFAHKEHLKIHTRTHTGEKPFACSVCGNRFARKEHLKIHTRTHTGEKPFACSVCGNRFALKQYLKIHTRTHTGEKPFTCSVCGQNFSQNVSLKIHTRTHTGEKPFTCSVCGQNFSQKVSLKIHTRTHTGEKPFACSVCGNRFARKEHLEIHTRTHTGEKPFTCSVCGQNFTHNVSLKIHTRTHTGEKPFTCSVCGQRFPTKDKAKRHMCAGENRSLSLPSDKKSRQRVCCRQIGSASVKCREYRVKMYARTIVKSEEELCGKRQLLDAVCKQPRVVLNRAGHIHGPLPGGGSNPRQPAPKASDGSTPPPGAHCVTDVSEKYLCPEQQEPEFSGVKEEDLKPLQVKEEEQPQLPNIKKEEQLPPYIKEEEHFTELPVTGVHLKTEPECQYGENKGEEPPRSSSRQQTTEDDEDHHGGSQAESWLAPMSDGEDTSHSPHTDYEQSDGDVTCHTDSKPWNCSQCERTFGDKYQLRKHMIVHTGGDKPFACSVCGRSFSQKGNLKKHTRIHTGEKPFTCSVCGQKFSLKESLKLHTRTHTGEKPFACSICGQSFSLMGNLKRHTRTHTGEKPFVCSVCGRRFTEKGSLKKHTGNHTSEKPFTCTVCGKNFTQKGNLKIHTRTHTGEKPFVCSLCGRRFSENGSLKKHTRTHTSDKPFTCTVCGKKFSWKGSLKRHTGIHTDISEKYLCPEQQEPEFPDMKEEAEEDLEPLKVKEEEQPQPPNIKKGEQLPPYIKEEEHFTELPVTGVHLKTEDECQFEEKKGEKPPSSSSRQQIKTEDDVDHRGESEADSQFAPMPDSEDTSHSPHTDDYKQSDGDVTCHTDSKSCKCSQCGETSGYKHQLRKHVIVHRKPFACSVCGRSFSRNRSLKIHTRSHTGEKPFACSVCGQSFSKKENLKVHTRTHTGEKPFACSVCGRKYSENRNLKIHSRTHTGEKPFTCSVCGQNFSQKDSLTRHTRTHTGEKRFSCSVCGKKFSQKEHLKLHTRTHTGEKPFACSVCGQNFSRKGSLKRHTRTHTGEKLFACSVCGRSFSEKRSLKIHTRTHIGEKTFSCSV from the exons ATGTACGCAAGAACGAATGTCAAGTACAAAGAGGAGCTCTGTGGAGCACAAGAGGAGAACGAGCGAaaacgtcaactgctggacgccgcttgcaagcagcctcgagttgtgttgaacagagcag acgtcagTGAGAAATATCTTTGTCCTGAACGGCAGGAAccagagttccctggcgtgaaagaggaggaggacttggagaCTCTTCAAATTAAAGAAGAGGAACAGCCACATCCTTCCAACATAAcaaaagaggagcagctgccaccgTACATTAATGAGGAGGAGCATTTCACAGCGTTGCCTGTGACTGGTATCCGTTTGAAAATGGAAGCTGAATGTCAATATAAAGAGAACAAAGGGGAGGAGCCTCCAAGTAGCAACTCaagacaacaaataaaaacagaagatgATGAGGACCACCGTGGAGGATCACAAGCAGAAAACCGGTTAGCTCCaatgtcagatggtgaagacaCGTCGCACTCTCCTCacactgatgatgatgaacagTCTGACGgtgatgtgacatgtcacactgacaGCAAAGCTTGGAAATTTTCTCAGTGTGGAAAGACTTTTGGCGACAAATATCGATTGAGAAAACAAGTGATTGTCCAGaggaaaccttttgcctgctcagtttgtggcgaGCGTTTCTCTTTGAAGGgaaacttaaaaatacacatgagaatccacactggagagaagccttgtgcaagctcagtttgtggtcaaaattttgcccaGAAGGGAGAtttaaaacaacacacaaaaatccacaccggagagaagccttttgcctgctcagtttgtggtaatcGTTTTGCTCACAAGGAacgcttaaaaatacacacaagaacccacaccggagagaagccttttgcttgctcagtttgtggtaatcGTTTTGCTCACAAGgaacacttaaaaatacacacaagaacccacaccggagagaagccttttgcttgctcagtttgtggtaatcGTTTTGCTCGCAAGgaacacttaaaaatacacacaagaacccacaccggagagaagccttttgcttgctcagtttgtggtaatcGTTTTGCTCTCAAgcaatacttaaaaatacacacaagaacccacaccggagagaagcctttcacctgctcagtttgcggtcaaaatttttctcagAACGTaagcttaaaaatacacacaagaacccacaccggagagaagcctttcacctgctcagtttgtggtcaaaatttttcacaGAAGGTaagcttaaaaatacacacaagaacccacaccggagagaagccttttgcttgctcagtttgtggtaatcGTTTTGCTCGCAAGGAACACTtagaaatacacacaagaacccacaccggagagaagcctttcacctgctcagtttgtggtcaaaattttactCATAACGTaagcttaaaaatacacacaagaacccacaccggagagaagccttttacttgctcagtttgtggtcaaagattcccaactAAGGACAAAGCTAAGAGGCACatgtgtgctggtgagaatagaAGT cttagcttgccaTCCGACAAAAAAAGTAGACAACGTGTCTGTTGTCGACAAATTGGGTCAGCgagcgtaaagtgtcgtgaatacCGTGTGAAAATGTACGCAAGAACGATCGTCAAGTccgaagaggagctttgtggaaaacgtcaactgctggacgccgtttgcaagcagcctcgagttgtgttgaacagagcag GCCACATacatgggcctctcccaggtggaggatcgaacccacgccaaccggcaccaaaggcaagtgatggttccactcctccacctggagcccactGTGTCACTG ACgtcagtgaaaaatatctttGTCCTGAGCAGCAGGAGCCAGAGTTCTCTGGCGTGAAAGAGGAGGACTTGAAGCCTCTTCAAGTTAAAGAAGAGGAGCAGCCACAACTgcccaacataaaaaaagaggagcagctgccaccgTACATTAAGGAGGAGGAGCATTTCACAGAGTTGCCCGTGACTGGCGTCCATTTGAAGACGGAACCTGAATGTCAATATGGAGAGAACAAAGGGGAGGAGCCTCCAAGAAGCAGCTCAAGACAACAAACAACAGAAGATGATGAGGACCACCATGGAGGATCACAAGCAGAAAGCTGGCTTGCACCaatgtcagatggtgaagacaCGTCACACTCTCCTCACACTGACTATGAACAGTCTGACGgtgatgtgacatgtcacactgacaGCAAACCTTGGAATTGTTCTCAATGTGAAAGGACTTTTGGCGACAAGTATCAATTGAGAAAACATATGATTGTCCACACTGGTGGTgacaaaccttttgcctgctcagtttgtggtcgaagtttctctcagaagggaaacctaaaaaaacacacaagaatccacactggagagaagccttttacctgctcagtttgtggtcaaaaattttCTCTGAAGGAAAGCTTAAAactacacacaagaacccacactggtgagaaaccgttTGCCTGCTCCATTTGTGGCCAGAGTTTCTCTTTGATGGGaaatttaaaaagacacacgagaacccacactggagagaagccttttgtctgctcagtttgtggtcgacgTTTCACTGAGAAGGgaagcttaaaaaaacacacaggaaaccACACTAGTGAAAAACCTTTTACCTgcacagtttgtggtaaaaattTTACTCAGAagggaaatttaaaaatacacacaagaacccacactggagagaagccttttgtctGCTCACTTTGTGGTCGACGTTTCTCTGAGAATGgaagcttaaaaaaacacacaagaacacacactagtGACAAACCTTTTACCTGCACggtttgtggtaaaaaatttTCTTGGAAGGGAagcttaaaaagacacacaggaatccacactg ACAtcagtgaaaaatatctttGTCCTGAGCAgcaggagccagagttcccGGACATGAaagaggaggcggaggaggacttggagccgCTAAAAGTTAAAGAAGAGGAGCAGCCACAGCCTCCCAACATAAAAAAAGGGGAGCAGCTGCCACCGTACATTAAGGAGGAGGAGCATTTCACAGAGTTGcccgtgactggtgtccatttgaagactgaagatgaatGTCAATTTGAAGAGAAGAAAGGGGAGAAgcctccaagcagcagctcaagacaacaaataaaaacagaagatgATGTGGACCACCGTGGAGAATCAGAAGCAGACAGCCAGTTTGCTCCCATGCCAGATAGTGAAGACACCTCACATTCTCCTCACACCGATGACTATAAACAATCTGATGgtgatgtgacatgtcacactgacaGCAAATCTTgtaaatgttctcagtgtggagaAACTTCTGGCTACAAGCATCAATTGAGAAAACATGTGATTGTCCACaggaaaccttttgcctgctcagtttgtggtcgaagtttctctCGGAACAGaagcttaaaaatacacacaagatcccacactggtgagaaaccttttgcctgctccgtTTGTGGCCAGAGTTTCTCAAAGAAGGAAAATTTAAAagtacacacaagaacccacactggagagaagccttttgcttgctcagtttgcggCCGAAAATATTCTGAGAACAGAAACTTAAAAATACActcaagaacccacactggagagaagccttttacctgctcagtttgtggtcaaaatttttctcagAAGGACAGCTtaacaagacacacaagaacccacactggagagaaacgtTTTTCCTGCTCtgtttgtggtaaaaaatttTCTCAGAAGGAACACTTAAAactacacacaagaacccacactggtgagaaaccttttgcctgctcagtttgtggtcaaaatttttctcggaagggaagcttaaaaagacacacaagaacccacactggagagaagctttttgcctgctcagtttgtggtcgaagtttctctgagaagagaagcttaaaaatacacacaagaacccacattGGTGAGAaaactttttcctgctcagtttgA